Proteins from a genomic interval of Lactococcus protaetiae:
- a CDS encoding heavy metal translocating P-type ATPase codes for MRSQSFVITGMTCANCVNTVSKALNASEKVTEATVNLATEKAKVVADESMSDAEIIALVEKAGYGAIVNDKAHQEKIAQEVARKARNLRYSFWGAVVLTLPLVIAMFASIFGLHDLVWVMFLHNPVLQFILATPVQFIVGSRFYIGAYHALRNKSANMDVLVALGTSVAYFSSLILAVFMGQENALNFESSMVIITLVVMGKLLEQNAKEKTSSAITGLMSTRSKLVHTMDGDLEIEQVKTGNVIKILPGEKVPLDAMILSGKASFDESHLTGESLPVVKADDDVLFEGAINLDGEIKAVVVHDLNDSTISRMVEMMSEAQGSKPNIQKLADKISGIFVPIVLGIALMAFIATWLIGGVLLTAIMHSVAVLVIACPCALGLATPTAIISGTGLAAKNGLLIKNTNALELAGMIGTVFFDKTGTITTGDFELTDFKVSSATDGSFVSTDRNLKTFVSETSYDLSGNDAFKILASLEAHSNHPLAQSIQFDGELYELSALTEIAGRGLSAEIAGQKYFAGNDKLMNDLNLTIPFETDDTVIYLANETQLLAVATFASTVKTESVAVIDRLRKQGLKTVMLTGDNEVSAHKIQEIVKLDEVSAGLSPEQKAEIVQKTPQSMMVGDGINDAIALSSATIGMAMATGSDIAMEAGDVTVIGGQLHKLLSFFEVAKRTMMKIKQNYFWAFVYNIIGIPLAALGLLNPMLAAAAMSLSSVSVILNSLLLTKVKIKSVD; via the coding sequence ATGAGAAGTCAGAGTTTCGTTATTACAGGAATGACTTGTGCAAATTGTGTTAACACGGTTTCAAAGGCGCTGAATGCTTCAGAGAAAGTTACTGAGGCAACAGTAAATTTGGCAACAGAGAAAGCAAAAGTGGTTGCTGATGAATCAATGTCTGATGCAGAAATCATTGCTTTAGTTGAAAAAGCTGGGTATGGGGCGATTGTAAATGATAAAGCGCATCAAGAAAAAATTGCTCAAGAGGTGGCTAGAAAAGCGAGAAATCTGCGTTATTCTTTCTGGGGAGCAGTCGTTTTGACTTTGCCACTGGTGATTGCCATGTTTGCTTCAATATTTGGACTTCATGACTTGGTTTGGGTCATGTTTTTGCACAATCCGGTGTTACAATTTATTTTGGCTACACCTGTGCAATTTATTGTGGGAAGTCGCTTTTATATTGGTGCTTATCATGCGCTACGAAATAAGTCAGCAAATATGGATGTTTTGGTTGCGCTAGGAACATCTGTTGCTTATTTTTCAAGTTTGATTTTGGCTGTGTTTATGGGACAGGAAAATGCATTGAACTTTGAGTCTTCGATGGTAATTATTACTTTAGTGGTGATGGGAAAACTCCTTGAGCAAAATGCTAAAGAAAAAACAAGTTCTGCTATCACTGGGCTGATGTCTACGCGTTCAAAACTTGTGCATACAATGGATGGAGACCTTGAAATTGAACAGGTCAAAACTGGTAATGTTATCAAAATACTTCCAGGTGAGAAAGTGCCACTGGATGCAATGATTTTGTCGGGGAAAGCTTCTTTTGATGAAAGTCATTTGACGGGAGAGTCGTTGCCTGTTGTGAAAGCAGATGATGATGTGCTTTTTGAAGGTGCAATTAATCTGGATGGTGAGATTAAAGCTGTTGTTGTGCATGATTTGAATGATTCGACAATCTCTAGAATGGTAGAGATGATGAGCGAGGCACAAGGTTCTAAACCAAATATTCAAAAATTGGCGGATAAAATTTCGGGAATTTTTGTGCCAATCGTACTTGGAATTGCTCTGATGGCTTTTATCGCAACTTGGTTGATAGGTGGCGTGTTGTTGACAGCGATTATGCATTCGGTAGCGGTTTTGGTGATTGCGTGTCCATGTGCTTTGGGGTTAGCGACTCCAACAGCGATTATTTCCGGAACGGGCTTGGCGGCTAAGAATGGTTTATTGATAAAAAATACAAATGCTTTGGAGCTTGCAGGAATGATTGGAACAGTGTTTTTTGATAAAACGGGTACAATTACGACTGGAGATTTTGAATTAACCGATTTTAAAGTGTCATCAGCTACTGACGGAAGTTTTGTCAGTACTGACAGAAATTTAAAAACTTTCGTCAGTGAAACTTCTTACGATTTGAGTGGTAATGATGCTTTCAAAATCCTTGCAAGTCTTGAAGCACATTCTAATCATCCGTTAGCGCAATCCATTCAATTTGATGGAGAATTGTATGAGTTGTCAGCGCTGACAGAAATCGCTGGACGAGGTTTGTCAGCAGAAATTGCTGGTCAAAAATATTTTGCAGGTAATGACAAGTTAATGAATGATTTGAATTTAACGATTCCTTTTGAAACGGATGATACAGTGATTTATCTAGCGAATGAAACGCAGCTGCTTGCTGTTGCAACATTTGCCTCTACTGTAAAAACAGAGAGTGTAGCTGTCATTGATAGACTTCGCAAGCAAGGATTAAAAACTGTGATGCTGACAGGGGATAATGAGGTGTCAGCTCATAAAATTCAAGAAATTGTAAAACTTGATGAAGTGAGTGCAGGATTGTCACCAGAGCAAAAAGCAGAAATTGTGCAAAAAACACCACAATCTATGATGGTTGGTGATGGAATCAATGATGCGATTGCGCTGTCTTCGGCAACTATTGGGATGGCGATGGCTACAGGATCTGACATTGCGATGGAAGCAGGAGATGTGACAGTTATTGGTGGTCAGCTTCACAAATTGTTATCATTTTTTGAAGTAGCAAAAAGAACGATGATGAAGATTAAGCAAAATTATTTTTGGGCTTTTGTCTATAATATCATTGGAATTCCACTGGCGGCTTTGGGTTTATTAAATCCAATGCTTGCGGCTGCCGCGATGAGCTTATCCTCTGTTTCTGTGATTTTGAATTCATTGTTACTGACTAAAGTAAAAATAAAAAGTGTTGATTAA